The following proteins come from a genomic window of Microbacterium sp. SY138:
- a CDS encoding MarR family transcriptional regulator: MNRVDVIPSLVLSGYALGRIAAQDAGNDAPAAQWRVLSLLEQAGARRVGELAAAARTTQPGMTRLLGGLEREGLVLRSPDPDDSRATVVDITPRGTAALAAWRAEFRDTLAPRFAALSDEEWAALTRAAEILAAHTATDRTGESR; the protein is encoded by the coding sequence ATGAATCGCGTCGATGTCATCCCCTCTCTGGTGCTGTCGGGGTACGCGCTCGGCCGCATCGCCGCTCAGGACGCCGGGAACGACGCACCTGCGGCGCAGTGGCGAGTGTTGAGCCTCCTCGAACAGGCAGGCGCGAGAAGGGTGGGTGAACTCGCCGCGGCCGCCCGCACCACCCAACCCGGCATGACCCGTCTCCTCGGCGGCTTGGAACGGGAAGGACTCGTGCTCCGCTCCCCCGATCCCGACGATTCACGAGCGACGGTCGTCGACATCACTCCACGGGGAACCGCCGCCCTCGCCGCCTGGCGCGCCGAGTTCCGTGACACGCTCGCCCCGCGCTTCGCCGCGCTGAGCGACGAGGAATGGGCTGCCCTCACCCGTGCGGCGGAGATCCTCGCCGCGCACACCGCCACTGATCGAACAGGAGAATCTCGGTGA